In a genomic window of Occallatibacter riparius:
- a CDS encoding NAD(P)/FAD-dependent oxidoreductase — translation MTDSQSSKSLPKVIILGAGFAGLKAAKTLGSAPVDVTLIDRNNHHTFHPLLYQVALAVLSPGDIAQPIRSILSNHHNVEVLMEEACQIDVVAQTVGLKTGITLPYDFLIVATGSTHSYFGKNEWAVLAPGLKTIEDATEIRRRVLLAYELAERQMVETGTHAPLKFVIIGGGPTGVELAGAISDIANLYMLRDFRHIDTSSTEVCILEGSPSILAAYPEELRQKAVQQLEALGVQVRAGFRVTDVQPGYVMVGSEKIESACTLWAAGVEGSPLGRMLGVDVDKRGRVAVNQFLNPKGLPNVFVCGDLAYLEQDGAAIPGVAQPAMQMGAYAGRRIKYLLQASGVIDNFPGFRYFDKGDIATIGRKAAVAKILWPFRANWSGLVAWLAWMGVHIFFLIGFRNRVSVFASWARTYIRLRDGVRLIVGSRELPGWDSLSKEVMPAIEPGVCQTSTQVISRAQEAEPSQT, via the coding sequence TTGACTGACTCCCAAAGCTCCAAATCGCTTCCGAAGGTCATCATCCTGGGCGCAGGATTTGCCGGGCTGAAAGCCGCCAAGACCCTGGGCTCCGCCCCCGTCGATGTCACGCTCATCGACCGCAATAACCATCACACGTTTCATCCGTTGCTTTACCAAGTCGCACTCGCCGTGTTAAGTCCCGGGGATATTGCACAGCCAATCCGTTCCATCCTCAGCAACCACCATAACGTCGAAGTCCTCATGGAGGAAGCGTGTCAGATTGATGTGGTCGCGCAAACTGTAGGCCTGAAGACCGGTATCACACTTCCTTACGATTTTCTAATCGTCGCCACTGGCTCAACCCACAGCTACTTCGGGAAGAATGAATGGGCCGTACTTGCCCCAGGCCTCAAAACCATCGAAGACGCTACTGAGATCCGCAGGAGGGTACTGCTAGCGTACGAACTCGCAGAGCGACAGATGGTGGAGACCGGCACGCATGCTCCGCTGAAGTTCGTCATTATCGGGGGTGGTCCGACGGGGGTTGAGCTCGCCGGAGCCATTTCCGATATTGCGAACCTGTATATGCTGCGAGACTTCCGGCACATCGATACATCCTCGACGGAGGTTTGCATCCTCGAAGGTTCGCCCTCTATTCTGGCGGCATATCCAGAGGAACTCCGCCAGAAAGCCGTACAGCAACTCGAAGCCTTAGGTGTTCAGGTTCGCGCTGGCTTTCGCGTTACTGATGTCCAACCTGGGTACGTGATGGTTGGGAGCGAGAAGATCGAAAGCGCCTGCACGCTTTGGGCTGCTGGAGTTGAAGGGTCACCTCTGGGAAGAATGCTGGGCGTTGATGTTGATAAGCGCGGTCGGGTTGCGGTAAACCAATTCCTAAATCCCAAGGGGTTGCCAAACGTATTCGTCTGCGGCGATCTCGCGTATCTGGAGCAAGATGGCGCTGCGATACCCGGTGTTGCGCAGCCTGCTATGCAGATGGGTGCATACGCGGGAAGACGCATCAAGTACCTTTTACAAGCTTCGGGAGTGATAGATAACTTCCCCGGCTTCCGCTACTTCGATAAAGGCGACATTGCGACGATCGGGAGAAAGGCGGCGGTTGCCAAGATTCTCTGGCCTTTTCGAGCAAACTGGAGCGGACTTGTCGCGTGGTTGGCATGGATGGGCGTCCACATATTCTTTCTCATTGGCTTCCGAAATCGTGTTTCGGTCTTCGCCTCCTGGGCGCGCACCTACATTCGCTTGCGCGACGGGGTAAGACTGATTGTTGGTTCTCGCGAGCTTCCCGGTTGGGATTCGCTCAGCAAAGAGGTAATGCCCGCAATCGAGCCTGGAGTGTGTCAGACTTCAACGCAAGTGATATCGAGAGCTCAAGAGGCAGAGCCCTCTCAGACTTAG
- the msrB gene encoding peptide-methionine (R)-S-oxide reductase MsrB, with the protein MHEYRKNPEVISKLSPEQYRVTQKGGTERPFGNEYWDNKQPGIYVDVVSGEPLFASKDKFDSHSGWPSFTRPLVANNVIQLHDSTHGMERIEVRSANGDSHLGHLFEDGPREAGGMRYCINSASLRFIPLDQLEQEGYGEFSELFELPTKKEAR; encoded by the coding sequence ATGCATGAATACCGCAAGAATCCTGAAGTCATTTCCAAGTTGTCGCCCGAACAGTATCGCGTTACGCAAAAGGGTGGCACGGAGCGTCCTTTTGGGAACGAATACTGGGACAACAAACAGCCGGGCATATACGTGGACGTAGTTTCCGGCGAGCCCCTGTTTGCCTCGAAGGACAAGTTCGATAGTCACTCCGGATGGCCGAGTTTCACAAGACCGCTCGTCGCGAACAACGTAATCCAGCTTCATGATTCGACGCACGGGATGGAGCGCATTGAGGTCCGCTCCGCAAACGGTGATAGTCACCTTGGGCATCTGTTCGAGGACGGACCGAGAGAAGCGGGTGGGATGCGGTACTGCATCAACTCGGCCTCTCTTCGGTTCATCCCATTGGACCAACTCGAGCAAGAGGGCTACGGTGAGTTCTCCGAGCTCTTCGAATTACCTACAAAGAAGGAGGCAAGATGA
- the msrA gene encoding peptide-methionine (S)-S-oxide reductase MsrA produces MNNTERAVLAGGCFWGVQDLIRKLPGVISSRVGYTGGEVANATYRNHGTHAEAIEVLFDPSVLSYRKLLEVFFQIHDPTTLNRQGNDIGTSYRSAIFYASEEQKRTAEETIRDVEASGKWPGKVVTQVVPEGPFWNAEPEHQDYLERFPNGYTCHYIRPGWKIR; encoded by the coding sequence ATGAACAACACGGAGAGGGCCGTCCTTGCGGGCGGCTGTTTTTGGGGGGTGCAGGATCTGATTCGCAAGCTTCCTGGCGTGATCTCGAGCCGAGTCGGATACACGGGAGGCGAAGTCGCTAATGCGACCTACAGGAATCATGGCACTCACGCCGAAGCGATTGAGGTCCTGTTCGATCCTTCCGTCTTAAGCTACCGGAAGTTGCTCGAAGTTTTCTTCCAGATTCATGACCCGACAACACTGAATCGTCAGGGCAACGACATCGGCACCAGCTACCGATCCGCCATCTTCTATGCAAGCGAGGAGCAAAAGCGCACCGCTGAAGAGACCATTCGTGATGTAGAAGCCTCCGGCAAATGGCCGGGCAAGGTCGTGACTCAAGTTGTGCCGGAAGGACCATTCTGGAATGCCGAGCCGGAACATCAGGATTATTTGGAAAGATTTCCAAATGGATATACGTGTCACTACATCCGACCAGGGTGGAAGATCCGATAG
- the tal gene encoding transaldolase: protein MRATALLRDLGQSLWLDNITRDLIDNGKLKYYIDELSITGVTSNPTIFDHAIKGSNAYDAAIVEEAKKCKTWEDVFFELAIADVQRAADLLSETHTTTNGVDGWVSIEVPPSLAYETEGTIAAAQLLSRRVNRPNVFIKIPGTPEGLAAVEEMIFSGIPINITLLFSPEQYSDAADAYLKGIERRIAADMPAAVPSVASLFVSRWDVAVQERVSEDLRGKLGVSVAARVYARYRGILADPRWQRAFNYGALPQRLLWASTGTKHPNASPTYYIDALAVPFSINTMPDVTLNALADKDRAPQLMNTDTTAAEMLLTRFAYLGIQVETLGRELQEAGATSFQTSWDELMDLLVSRHSELTRSR, encoded by the coding sequence ATGCGAGCTACTGCCTTGCTCCGTGATCTGGGTCAGAGTCTATGGCTCGATAACATAACAAGGGATCTCATAGACAATGGAAAGCTGAAATATTATATCGATGAACTTTCAATTACCGGAGTGACATCAAATCCGACGATCTTCGATCACGCCATCAAGGGCAGCAACGCCTATGATGCTGCGATAGTTGAAGAGGCGAAGAAGTGTAAGACATGGGAAGATGTGTTTTTTGAGCTGGCGATCGCCGACGTTCAACGAGCTGCTGATCTTCTGAGCGAAACGCACACCACGACAAATGGCGTGGACGGCTGGGTATCTATTGAGGTCCCACCCTCGCTCGCCTATGAGACGGAAGGGACCATCGCGGCGGCACAGCTTCTGTCGCGTCGCGTTAACAGGCCCAATGTCTTCATCAAAATTCCGGGGACGCCAGAAGGTTTAGCGGCTGTCGAGGAGATGATCTTCTCCGGAATACCGATCAACATCACCTTGCTTTTCTCGCCAGAGCAGTACAGTGACGCCGCCGACGCATATCTCAAGGGCATTGAGCGCAGGATCGCGGCCGACATGCCGGCCGCGGTTCCCTCTGTTGCCTCTCTGTTCGTCAGTCGCTGGGATGTCGCGGTCCAGGAGCGCGTCTCGGAGGACCTTCGCGGAAAACTTGGCGTCTCAGTTGCTGCACGTGTGTATGCTCGGTACAGAGGAATACTGGCCGATCCTCGGTGGCAACGGGCCTTCAATTATGGCGCTCTACCGCAACGTCTGCTTTGGGCCAGCACCGGCACTAAACATCCGAACGCATCGCCTACCTATTACATCGACGCGCTGGCAGTGCCGTTCAGCATCAACACCATGCCAGATGTCACGCTGAACGCTCTTGCAGACAAAGATAGGGCGCCTCAGCTAATGAATACTGACACCACCGCAGCAGAAATGCTCTTGACTAGATTTGCGTACCTCGGCATCCAAGTCGAAACGCTCGGCCGCGAATTACAGGAGGCGGGAGCAACTTCCTTTCAGACATCGTGGGATGAGTTGATGGATCTGTTGGTGTCAAGACACTCGGAGTTGACCCGGAGCCGTTAA
- a CDS encoding cytochrome P460 family protein — translation MNKRLWISSIVVTAAATIGLLKNTGNERVLAAQHVSKVNPLPSSTTAQFTPDGKLKLPVGFRRWVFIGAPLTPNALNGGEANFPEFHHVYVEEKNLDVYLKTGTFPEGTILIKELTRVLKPTYPDGSRTEPSGRGYFNGELNGIDASVKDSKRFAKTNGWGYFTFGHHPMPYAQTAAESSVSECAGCHLGNVANTDMTWVQFYPILRDKPKP, via the coding sequence ATGAACAAGCGTCTATGGATATCGTCGATCGTGGTCACGGCTGCCGCAACGATTGGGCTACTTAAGAACACGGGGAACGAGAGAGTGTTGGCGGCACAACATGTCTCAAAAGTAAACCCCTTACCATCCAGCACAACTGCCCAATTTACTCCCGATGGTAAGCTCAAGCTTCCAGTTGGATTCCGCAGATGGGTGTTTATCGGTGCGCCTCTGACACCTAACGCTCTGAACGGTGGAGAGGCAAACTTCCCTGAGTTTCATCATGTGTACGTGGAGGAAAAGAATCTAGACGTGTATTTAAAAACTGGCACTTTCCCGGAGGGTACGATCCTTATCAAGGAGTTGACCCGGGTCCTTAAGCCGACGTATCCCGACGGCTCACGCACAGAGCCCTCAGGCAGAGGGTACTTCAACGGGGAACTTAATGGGATTGATGCGTCCGTTAAGGATAGCAAGAGATTCGCAAAGACCAATGGATGGGGATACTTCACCTTCGGACATCATCCTATGCCATACGCGCAGACCGCTGCTGAATCATCCGTTAGCGAGTGTGCCGGGTGTCACCTAGGCAACGTAGCCAATACCGATATGACCTGGGTGCAATTCTATCCAATACTTCGCGACAAACCCAAGCCGTAA
- a CDS encoding cupin domain-containing protein → MRTYHIWPLLAAISLAPLQALAQNLEQVKPVFEQAIPNAQGKSMIAVIVNYPPGGRSPAHHHAQSAFIYAYVLSGAVRSQVGDEAAKVYRAGESFCEYPGAHHRISENASDKEPASLLAVFVVDSKDKPLTIPDRK, encoded by the coding sequence ATGCGAACGTATCATATCTGGCCACTATTGGCTGCGATCTCACTAGCGCCATTGCAGGCGCTTGCCCAGAACTTGGAGCAGGTGAAACCCGTTTTTGAGCAGGCAATCCCGAACGCGCAAGGCAAGAGCATGATTGCCGTTATCGTGAACTATCCTCCCGGCGGCAGATCGCCAGCACATCATCATGCTCAGTCTGCGTTCATCTACGCCTATGTACTATCCGGCGCCGTTCGCAGCCAGGTCGGCGATGAGGCGGCTAAAGTGTACCGGGCGGGCGAGAGTTTCTGTGAATATCCCGGCGCACATCATCGGATTAGCGAGAATGCCAGCGATAAAGAACCTGCAAGCTTATTGGCCGTTTTCGTTGTTGATTCCAAGGACAAGCCCCTGACTATCCCTGACCGGAAGTAG
- a CDS encoding Dps family protein, whose translation MTSKAELVNRRKAPLATPSDIESEAVKQISGALNILLADVFVLYFKTKNFHWHISGPHFRDYHLMLDEHADQIFAMTDEVAERVRKIGGTTLRSIGHVCRLRRVQDNEAEFVTPADMLSELHEDEAHLVLSMRAIHNLCAENSDLATASLLENWIDQSQRRSWFLFESTRQRGQE comes from the coding sequence ATGACTAGCAAAGCAGAGCTCGTGAACAGGCGGAAGGCACCTCTGGCGACGCCTTCCGACATCGAATCCGAAGCTGTAAAGCAGATATCGGGTGCACTAAATATTCTTCTTGCGGATGTATTTGTGTTGTATTTCAAGACAAAGAACTTTCATTGGCACATCTCGGGTCCTCATTTCCGTGATTATCATCTGATGCTGGACGAGCACGCTGATCAGATATTCGCGATGACAGACGAAGTTGCAGAACGTGTGCGTAAAATTGGGGGTACGACCTTGCGTTCGATAGGCCACGTTTGCAGATTGCGGCGTGTTCAGGACAACGAAGCAGAATTCGTAACACCTGCGGATATGCTCAGCGAACTCCACGAAGATGAAGCGCACCTCGTCTTGTCAATGAGGGCCATTCACAATCTTTGCGCTGAGAACAGCGATCTTGCGACAGCCAGCCTCCTCGAGAATTGGATTGATCAATCCCAACGAAGGAGTTGGTTTCTATTTGAATCCACGCGTCAACGTGGTCAGGAATAG
- a CDS encoding putative bifunctional diguanylate cyclase/phosphodiesterase, which yields MNSNVSRLSVDTLLLAGTLVIVAVIARLWRNLSPLFASRAREIDRLATHDDLTGLPNRRHLERTLARVLDGARRSGMELALLHFDIDHFKLINDIFGTDLADKVLQLTADRIKAASNRGLFVARVGDDEFMALIHGMNQADALNFARHIVSQLERPAVFDRRHVPLSVSAGVAVCFDEYPDPESFRRQAARALRVAKHGGGRTATVCDNNLILMHQRRTRIAETLTDALNSGEGLSLAYQPVFRTDRRLHGLEALVRIKGGEQEGLPTSEVISVAEERGLILPLGRWVIKTVCAQMRVWKTEYNCVPLVAVNVSPIEFMQPGFATQVVDTIRSAGVDPNRVVLELTESTIMSNLLDTRDQIAELHGSGITIAVDDFGTGYSGLSYLHELDLDALKIDRSFVDRMCISQRSALVVRAIIEMAQALDIRCIAEGVETEDQFSLLRNMGCGLFQGYLFGRPVAANEIAPLLQPDN from the coding sequence ATGAATAGCAATGTAAGCCGGTTGTCTGTCGACACGTTGCTCCTGGCTGGAACACTCGTCATCGTCGCTGTTATCGCGCGGTTATGGAGGAACCTATCCCCTCTATTTGCGAGCCGTGCGCGGGAGATCGACAGACTCGCTACTCACGATGATCTGACTGGCCTGCCCAACCGCCGTCATCTGGAGCGAACCTTGGCTCGTGTACTCGATGGCGCGCGACGTTCGGGAATGGAATTGGCGCTCCTACATTTCGATATAGATCACTTCAAGCTCATAAATGACATCTTTGGGACAGACCTCGCCGACAAGGTCCTTCAACTCACAGCCGACAGGATAAAAGCCGCCTCCAATAGAGGCTTGTTTGTCGCCCGCGTCGGCGACGACGAATTCATGGCTCTGATCCACGGCATGAATCAAGCCGACGCTCTCAATTTCGCGCGTCATATCGTCAGCCAGCTAGAAAGGCCGGCCGTTTTTGACCGGCGTCACGTTCCCCTGTCGGTTTCGGCCGGCGTCGCTGTTTGCTTCGATGAATATCCCGATCCCGAAAGCTTTCGAAGGCAGGCGGCCCGAGCGCTTCGCGTTGCGAAGCATGGCGGCGGCCGAACTGCCACGGTTTGTGACAATAACCTGATCCTGATGCACCAACGCCGGACCCGGATTGCGGAGACCCTTACAGATGCATTGAATTCGGGCGAAGGTCTCTCATTGGCTTATCAGCCGGTGTTTAGAACAGATCGCCGTCTGCATGGATTGGAAGCACTGGTGAGGATTAAGGGAGGGGAGCAGGAAGGCTTGCCCACAAGCGAGGTGATCTCTGTTGCAGAAGAGCGCGGTCTCATCCTTCCTCTCGGCCGTTGGGTCATCAAAACCGTGTGCGCGCAGATGAGAGTCTGGAAAACCGAATACAATTGCGTTCCTTTAGTTGCGGTGAATGTCTCCCCAATCGAGTTCATGCAGCCTGGATTCGCTACACAAGTCGTAGACACGATTCGATCCGCAGGAGTAGATCCGAATCGCGTGGTTCTGGAGCTGACCGAATCTACAATCATGTCCAACCTCCTAGATACGCGCGACCAGATAGCGGAACTGCATGGGTCGGGCATCACAATTGCGGTCGACGATTTCGGAACTGGCTACTCGGGCTTGAGCTATTTGCACGAGCTTGACTTGGATGCTCTGAAGATCGACCGATCTTTCGTTGACCGGATGTGCATTTCGCAGAGGAGCGCCCTCGTGGTTCGCGCAATCATCGAAATGGCTCAGGCGCTGGATATCCGATGCATCGCAGAGGGGGTCGAAACCGAAGATCAATTCTCTCTCTTGAGGAATATGGGCTGTGGTCTCTTTCAAGGATACCTATTCGGACGGCCGGTCGCTGCTAACGAAATCGCCCCTCTGCTGCAACCCGACAATTGA
- a CDS encoding LuxR C-terminal-related transcriptional regulator, which translates to MKVAGLLVVSDESIPRVALRHWLSSVPGIEILGDTTAKKALHLALETGAQVIVYHVPHITNHVLVTIVAIRKGLPEAGIVVLSRETSPLLVKSAFSAGATAYLLLSSAPTDLISGIRAALNGRRLLDPDLSEGLLDALLGRSDSASTPLSEREQQVLLLRSLGHSAREIGAALRISTKSVETYYTRIREKLNLRTRAEMVRYALERGILRPKGQQ; encoded by the coding sequence ATGAAGGTAGCTGGACTGTTGGTTGTCAGCGATGAATCAATTCCACGCGTCGCGCTGAGGCATTGGCTATCAAGCGTGCCCGGAATCGAGATTCTGGGCGATACAACGGCCAAGAAGGCCTTACACTTAGCGCTGGAGACTGGGGCTCAAGTCATTGTCTACCACGTCCCCCACATCACAAATCACGTGCTCGTGACAATTGTTGCGATACGAAAGGGGCTACCCGAGGCGGGAATAGTCGTACTATCTCGAGAAACCAGTCCACTCCTCGTGAAGTCCGCCTTTTCGGCTGGGGCGACGGCATACCTCCTATTGTCCAGTGCCCCGACCGACCTGATCAGCGGTATTCGAGCTGCCCTGAACGGCCGGCGGCTTCTGGACCCAGACCTGAGCGAAGGCCTGCTCGATGCTCTTCTCGGGAGGAGTGATTCGGCAAGCACTCCTCTCAGCGAACGCGAGCAGCAAGTTCTACTATTGCGCTCGCTCGGTCATTCAGCGAGAGAAATTGGCGCAGCCCTTCGCATCAGCACGAAGTCTGTCGAGACGTACTACACTCGCATTCGTGAAAAGCTAAACCTCCGCACGCGTGCCGAGATGGTCCGATACGCGCTGGAGCGCGGGATCCTGCGTCCAAAAGGCCAACAATAG
- a CDS encoding phytoene desaturase family protein, with protein sequence MQRKNDATATVIGSGPNGLSAAIVLAATGIPTTVFERNLQPGGGCSSGETTLPGFIQDLGSAAYPLGKASPFFRSLPIDIPWIESPAPCAHPLDDGTAIVIERSIEATVDFLDECDRSSYRSLFEPLVMNFGELVEEILGPIQQVPQHPLLLAMFGSMAVLPAAALARYHFKGRRAQALFGGVATHSSLSLESTASSAVGLILLAAGHSGGWPILRGGAQTLTDALIRHLTELGGTIVTAHEITRMPQTDLVLADLTPHQLLKLKNLELSPRYFEKLKRFRYGPGVFKIDYALSCPIPWTASDCSRAATIHIGGSLEEIVEAEHRLDVERPFVLLGQPSLFDSTRAPAGGHTAWAYCHVPNASETDYTDAIERQISRFAPGFRDCILSRSVSTPAALERWNPNLVGGDILGGSMNLRQLIYRPTSELYRTSKPGLYLCGASTPPGGGVHGMAGYHAARVAINDLGS encoded by the coding sequence ATGCAACGGAAAAACGATGCAACCGCAACAGTTATCGGCTCCGGTCCCAATGGCCTATCCGCCGCAATTGTCCTAGCGGCCACAGGTATCCCAACAACGGTATTCGAAAGAAACCTTCAACCAGGCGGCGGTTGTTCCAGCGGCGAGACAACATTGCCGGGATTCATTCAAGACTTAGGCTCCGCCGCGTATCCCCTCGGCAAAGCAAGCCCATTCTTTCGCTCGCTCCCGATTGATATTCCATGGATCGAGTCGCCTGCCCCCTGTGCTCATCCGCTGGATGACGGAACTGCAATCGTGATTGAGCGATCAATCGAGGCGACCGTAGACTTCTTGGACGAATGCGACAGAAGCTCGTATCGATCTCTCTTTGAACCTTTGGTGATGAATTTTGGAGAGCTCGTTGAAGAGATCCTTGGGCCGATTCAACAGGTTCCTCAACACCCTTTGCTTCTCGCGATGTTCGGCTCGATGGCTGTCCTTCCAGCTGCAGCTTTGGCCCGTTATCATTTCAAAGGAAGACGAGCTCAGGCACTCTTCGGTGGTGTCGCGACTCACTCCTCTCTGTCTCTGGAGAGCACCGCGTCCTCTGCTGTAGGTCTCATTCTCCTGGCCGCTGGACACTCTGGTGGATGGCCCATACTCCGTGGCGGAGCCCAAACCCTTACAGACGCTCTGATCCGACACTTGACAGAGCTGGGTGGAACGATTGTCACTGCGCATGAGATTACTAGGATGCCGCAGACAGACCTCGTCCTTGCAGATCTCACACCTCACCAGTTGCTCAAATTGAAGAATCTTGAGCTGTCTCCTCGATACTTCGAGAAGCTTAAGCGATTCCGCTATGGACCTGGCGTCTTCAAGATCGACTACGCACTCAGTTGCCCGATACCGTGGACTGCTTCAGACTGTTCCCGCGCTGCCACAATCCACATCGGTGGCTCCCTCGAAGAGATTGTAGAGGCGGAGCATAGGCTTGACGTGGAACGCCCTTTTGTCCTTCTCGGGCAACCATCTCTCTTTGACTCCACTCGTGCTCCCGCGGGAGGTCACACCGCGTGGGCCTACTGCCATGTTCCGAATGCCAGCGAGACTGATTACACCGACGCTATAGAGAGGCAGATCTCGCGCTTTGCACCGGGTTTCCGTGATTGCATTCTGTCTCGATCTGTCTCCACGCCCGCTGCATTGGAACGATGGAATCCGAACCTCGTTGGCGGCGACATTCTGGGAGGGTCCATGAACCTTAGACAACTCATTTACCGCCCAACATCAGAGCTCTATCGCACGTCGAAGCCGGGTTTATACCTATGTGGGGCTTCCACTCCGCCAGGTGGCGGCGTGCATGGGATGGCTGGTTATCATGCAGCTCGCGTAGCGATCAACGATCTAGGAAGCTAA